The following are encoded in a window of Novosphingobium sp. ZN18A2 genomic DNA:
- a CDS encoding ribonuclease T: protein MTAARRFPATLGLASALALLPAPAVAQAWQCRVPPSVNVPRLPRADGPRISTPVTGYVLALSWSPEFCHGRGNGSDSRLQCSGRIGRFGFILHGLWPEGRGRDPQWCAAAQGLTERTVRENLCVTPSPRLMAHEWAKHGACMARTPAGYLKAGRVLFHSMHFPDMARLSRKDGLSAGMVRAALVKETPFLSTDMIRLQVNARGWLEEVQVCYGRDFMPARCPGGTGPRDSQPVKIWRSFS, encoded by the coding sequence TTGACCGCCGCGCGCAGATTTCCGGCCACTCTGGGCCTCGCTTCCGCGCTGGCCCTGCTTCCCGCACCGGCGGTGGCGCAGGCCTGGCAATGCCGCGTGCCGCCTTCGGTCAACGTACCGCGCCTGCCGCGCGCGGACGGACCGCGCATTTCCACGCCCGTCACCGGCTATGTCCTTGCGCTGAGCTGGAGCCCGGAATTCTGCCACGGGCGCGGCAACGGTAGCGATTCGCGCCTGCAATGTTCTGGCCGGATCGGCCGCTTCGGCTTTATCCTGCACGGATTGTGGCCCGAAGGACGCGGACGCGATCCGCAGTGGTGCGCAGCCGCGCAAGGGCTGACCGAACGGACCGTGCGTGAAAACCTGTGCGTTACGCCGTCACCGCGTCTGATGGCGCACGAATGGGCGAAGCACGGCGCCTGCATGGCGCGCACGCCCGCCGGATACCTGAAGGCGGGGCGCGTGCTGTTCCATTCGATGCACTTCCCCGACATGGCGCGGCTTTCGCGCAAGGATGGCCTCAGCGCGGGGATGGTCCGCGCGGCGCTGGTGAAAGAGACGCCCTTCCTTTCGACAGACATGATTCGCCTGCAGGTGAACGCGCGCGGATGGCTTGAGGAAGTGCAGGTCTGTTATGGCCGGGACTTCATGCCCGCGCGCTGCCCCGGCGGCACCGGCCCGCGCGATTCGCAGCCGGTGAAGATCTGGCGCAGCTTCAGCTAG
- the rpmB gene encoding 50S ribosomal protein L28, whose amino-acid sequence MSRICELTGKGRQIGHNVSHANNKTKRVFLPNLQNVTLMSEKLDRSFKFRVSTQGLRSVEHNGGLDNWLLKTSDTKLSPRALKVKRELVKANAA is encoded by the coding sequence ATGTCGCGCATCTGCGAACTGACCGGCAAGGGTCGCCAGATCGGCCACAACGTGAGCCACGCCAACAACAAGACCAAGCGCGTCTTCCTGCCCAACCTGCAGAACGTCACGCTGATGAGCGAAAAGCTGGACCGCAGCTTCAAGTTCCGCGTTTCGACGCAGGGCCTGCGCTCGGTCGAGCACAACGGCGGCCTCGACAACTGGCTGCTGAAGACCTCGGACACCAAGCTGTCCCCGCGCGCACTGAAAGTGAAGCGCGAACTGGTGAAGGCCAACGCCGCCTGA
- a CDS encoding nucleoside deaminase, giving the protein MSRWPLPEPMAMALEQAREGAAHGEVPIGAVVVKDGKVIAAAHNAPRETHDPTAHAEVLAIRAAAQALGDERLTGCDLWVTLEPCAMCAGAIVHARISRLYYAAPDEKGGAVEHGSRVFEHPGCLHRPEVYSGMGEAEAADLLRTFFRERR; this is encoded by the coding sequence ATGAGCAGGTGGCCGCTTCCCGAACCGATGGCAATGGCGCTGGAACAGGCGCGCGAAGGCGCGGCACACGGCGAAGTGCCGATCGGCGCGGTGGTGGTGAAGGACGGCAAGGTGATCGCCGCCGCCCACAATGCGCCGCGCGAAACGCACGATCCCACCGCCCATGCCGAAGTGCTGGCGATTCGCGCGGCCGCGCAGGCACTGGGGGACGAGCGGCTGACCGGCTGCGACCTGTGGGTGACGCTGGAACCCTGCGCCATGTGCGCGGGGGCCATCGTCCACGCGCGCATATCCCGGCTCTATTACGCGGCGCCGGACGAGAAAGGCGGCGCGGTGGAACACGGATCGCGCGTGTTCGAACACCCCGGATGCCTGCACCGGCCCGAAGTCTATTCGGGCATGGGCGAGGCCGAAGCGGCGGACCTGTTGCGCACGTTTTTCAGGGAGCGGAGATAA
- the msrB gene encoding peptide-methionine (R)-S-oxide reductase MsrB, with product MNNQPLATRRRILGLLGAGSAMALATGCGSRAEARGKFPVNHTKAEWRKLLTPAQYHILREAGTEQPFTSPLLNEHRKGTFVCAADGNPLYKSSTKYDSGTGWPSFWAPIRGAVGTSRDFSLGYPRTEVHCMKCGGHLGHVFDDGPPPTHKRYCMNGLAMKFVAG from the coding sequence ATGAACAACCAGCCACTCGCCACGCGCCGCCGGATACTGGGCCTTCTGGGCGCCGGATCCGCGATGGCGCTTGCCACCGGCTGCGGTTCGCGCGCGGAGGCGCGCGGCAAGTTCCCGGTCAACCATACCAAGGCGGAATGGCGCAAGCTGCTGACGCCGGCGCAATACCATATCCTGCGCGAGGCCGGGACGGAGCAGCCCTTTACCTCGCCGCTGCTCAACGAACACCGCAAGGGCACGTTCGTCTGCGCGGCGGACGGCAATCCGCTCTACAAGTCGAGCACCAAGTATGACAGCGGCACCGGCTGGCCCAGCTTCTGGGCGCCGATCCGCGGCGCGGTGGGCACATCGCGCGATTTCTCGCTCGGCTATCCGCGCACCGAAGTGCATTGCATGAAATGCGGCGGCCATCTGGGCCACGTGTTCGACGACGGCCCGCCGCCCACGCACAAACGCTATTGCATGAACGGGCTGGCGATGAAGTTCGTGGCCGGATAG